AACATACATGGAGTACTGGATTGCCTCATGAGCTGTAGATGCAGGCAAAAACTCATCAACTGCTACTTCcttgttttcatttttcttatcTAAAAATTTAGTTAGGGAAAAACACAATCAAGTACAATGTTCTTGTAGATAGCTAACGATATTTTATTATCCTGATTCCGTTGAGCGGCTTCCACCTAAACCGGTTGAGGGAATTTcatgtatgcaaccttatctTCGTAagaacaaagaggttgtttccaattGAACCTTTAAAGCAAACATCATCAACACTTCGCATATATAAACAAGTTCCTGTATTTCTTTTTAGTCGTTATGCACTAGAGTACTATTTCTTCAAGTATTGCTAAACAAATGGAAAGGATACAATCTTCAAAGAAACGACGTATTTCAGCCAAACGATGTGGTGGAAGCTCCTTGATGTCATTGTAATGACGGTACTCAGGATCATCAGCACAAACAGCGATTATCTTGTCGTCTTTCTCCCCCTAAACAACTTAATGTTAGCTTTTCTTGACGAGCAACTAAAACGTAATCCAGAATAATTTCACATACCTGATCTATCATAGGCATCAGTCCAATGGCTTTGGCACGCAAGAAGCATCCTGGAAGAACAGGCTCCTGTAATTTAGGAAAACCATTAGTTGATGGAACTAGCCATGTTCCACCAAGAATCAACAATTCACGTTGAATTCATTGGTTCAATAAATCTATAAAGCTTATGATTCACATATGCACATACAATTACGATTCAGATTTCCTAATGATAAAACGGTTCTCTACAGAACTTATGATAAAACACACGTATGACAAaacacatttatatattaagGACTACCTAAAAGCAATTAGTCCTAAGAAAATCTATCTCATGTCAACATTTACCATTCAGATTCTATCTTGTTAATGCAGAGAattttttgctttaaataatcattaacaTAGACATATCATCCAAAAGGTACCTGCATAATAACCAAAACATCCATGGGGTCACTGTCTTCACAAAGAGTTCGAGGGATGAACCCATAGTTATGAGGATAGACAACTGATGAATAAAGAATACGATCCACCTGCACGAGAAGAATTATCATGTTAAATTAGATTATTAACCTTAATAAGTAGCCTCTATGACAAAACTCATTTTCATACCTTGATTAAACCAGTCTTTTTGTCTAGTTCATATTTCACCTTGCTCCCTCTAGCTATTTCAATGACCTGCAGAGGTCAACCATGGTTGAACggtaaaattatttcatagaaCTATTACGAAATTGTCACACACCTTCGATGTTGAGATCTTTAAGATAGAACAGTTTGAATACTTAAAACTGTATTTAAGATCTGAGCTTCAGCAGCCACGTTTTATTTACTTAGACC
The Amaranthus tricolor cultivar Red isolate AtriRed21 chromosome 11, ASM2621246v1, whole genome shotgun sequence DNA segment above includes these coding regions:
- the LOC130827671 gene encoding soluble inorganic pyrophosphatase-like, which produces MVSTTETETETNDKQIVKQYQYSRHPRLNERILSSMTRRSVAAHPWHDLEIGPGAPVVFNCVIEIARGSKVKYELDKKTGLIKVDRILYSSVVYPHNYGFIPRTLCEDSDPMDVLVIMQEPVLPGCFLRAKAIGLMPMIDQGEKDDKIIAVCADDPEYRHYNDIKELPPHRLAEIRRFFEDYKKNENKEVAVDEFLPASTAHEAIQYSMDLYANYIVETLRQ